In one window of Pseudobdellovibrionaceae bacterium DNA:
- a CDS encoding methyltransferase domain-containing protein gives MDTVIHDKSMWPLIEPGDHLALEFFESPQPIESFSEGEILLLRDSSEWIAHRVHNRNGQKVTKGDRSRLFDDPELLAWGKVTGTWRRGKKFYWGEKPHELNKIFVYLSKIRTPRRTRVARGLLNGLLYLSYMAFRWVAFGKHLSQSLKRAGFFLKLLLSPQDLKRVSDSTVRQKYSSEREVWASETHNSRGFDPGEYQAVEDWRVKTKKPCAKVMVVGCGAGRECWAFESLGMTVTGVDISTSMIERAKESAKKINSTCQFLEGSVFSISPDRKFDLIYLSSGMINHISGKKRRIEFLKACGQRLEKGGWLLLSAEYKPAKRSAFVTIMSGVLKLKFGKQIEVGDTFRAIIETHSNSEELVFWHRYSSKEDVEVELKNTRVFESGQTAEPFFLWQSTTED, from the coding sequence TTGGATACCGTAATCCATGATAAAAGCATGTGGCCGCTGATTGAACCAGGTGATCACTTGGCTTTGGAGTTTTTTGAAAGCCCGCAACCCATCGAGAGTTTTTCTGAAGGTGAAATTTTGCTTTTACGAGATTCATCTGAGTGGATCGCTCACCGGGTTCATAACCGCAACGGTCAAAAAGTGACCAAAGGGGACCGCTCCCGTTTATTCGATGATCCTGAATTGTTGGCCTGGGGAAAAGTCACTGGAACTTGGCGAAGGGGGAAAAAATTTTACTGGGGTGAAAAACCACATGAGTTGAATAAAATTTTCGTCTATCTCTCAAAAATCCGGACACCCCGCCGTACCCGCGTTGCTCGTGGGCTATTAAACGGCCTGTTATACCTGAGCTACATGGCTTTTAGGTGGGTTGCGTTCGGCAAGCATCTATCGCAAAGCCTGAAGAGAGCTGGTTTTTTTCTTAAGTTACTGTTGTCGCCGCAAGACTTGAAACGGGTATCTGATAGCACGGTGAGGCAAAAATATAGTAGTGAAAGAGAGGTTTGGGCCAGTGAGACTCATAATTCAAGGGGGTTCGACCCGGGAGAGTACCAGGCTGTAGAGGACTGGAGGGTTAAGACAAAAAAGCCCTGTGCTAAGGTTATGGTCGTCGGTTGTGGTGCTGGTAGAGAATGTTGGGCATTTGAAAGTTTGGGCATGACGGTCACAGGTGTGGATATTTCCACGTCGATGATTGAAAGGGCCAAGGAATCGGCCAAAAAAATAAATAGCACCTGCCAATTTTTAGAGGGATCAGTGTTTAGTATTAGCCCAGACAGAAAGTTTGATCTGATTTACTTATCCAGCGGAATGATCAATCACATCTCGGGAAAAAAAAGGCGTATAGAGTTTTTGAAAGCCTGTGGGCAGCGCCTAGAAAAAGGGGGATGGTTGTTGCTCTCAGCCGAATACAAACCGGCAAAAAGAAGCGCTTTCGTCACCATCATGAGCGGTGTTTTAAAGTTGAAATTCGGCAAGCAAATTGAAGTCGGCGACACGTTTAGAGCGATTATTGAGACACATTCGAATTCTGAAGAGTTAGTTTTTTGGCACAGGTACTCATCAAAAGAAGATGTAGAGGTTGAGTTAAAAAATACGAGGGTTTTTGAATCTGGCCAAACAGCAGAGCCATTTTTCCTGTGGCAGAGTACGACCGAGGATTAG
- a CDS encoding radical SAM protein, with protein MAVASEKGSLLDQWLAKSAKEFIPLQASLELTNRCNERCRHCYIPSFKDDPERILSQDQWFRILDQLREAGTLYLILMGGEAMLNPHFWSIAERAGSLGFHLSMITNGLLIRSEGVAQRLKDVGFSALTFSLYSLDPEIHDDLTRVKGSCEKTKRAIEFCKDAGIESYVNCLLTSKNAHTVFELYEWCVERGLDAKVDPVVTSKFDGDLEPTLLRATKDQLREFYLERARRWPNSKPKGFANQFEEYVCNAAKGKCAVTAYGDLLSCIEVREPLGNLAKDDFQTLWNSKIAEKWRNIKFRDLEDTPNGKAYNHCDHCPGMSCNEKGKAHSPVDFINELAEVKANL; from the coding sequence ATGGCGGTAGCCAGTGAAAAAGGGAGCCTACTGGATCAGTGGTTAGCAAAAAGTGCCAAGGAGTTTATACCTCTACAGGCTTCTTTGGAGCTAACAAACAGGTGCAATGAACGCTGTCGTCATTGTTATATACCCTCGTTCAAAGACGACCCAGAGAGAATTTTAAGTCAAGACCAATGGTTTAGAATTCTTGATCAGCTGAGAGAGGCTGGCACTTTATACTTAATCCTGATGGGCGGCGAAGCCATGCTAAATCCACATTTTTGGTCTATCGCCGAGAGGGCCGGGAGTTTGGGGTTTCATCTGTCGATGATTACAAATGGCTTGTTAATCCGATCGGAAGGCGTAGCTCAAAGGTTAAAGGATGTGGGATTTTCCGCCTTAACCTTTAGTCTTTATAGCTTAGATCCAGAAATCCATGATGATCTCACCAGGGTTAAGGGTTCATGTGAAAAAACAAAGCGAGCCATTGAATTTTGTAAAGACGCCGGTATTGAATCCTATGTGAATTGTTTGCTTACGAGCAAAAATGCTCACACGGTTTTCGAGCTTTATGAATGGTGTGTGGAGCGAGGTCTTGATGCAAAAGTAGACCCTGTGGTGACATCAAAATTTGACGGCGACCTTGAGCCCACGTTGTTGCGCGCAACAAAAGATCAATTGAGGGAATTTTATTTGGAACGCGCCAGACGTTGGCCAAACAGTAAGCCAAAAGGCTTTGCCAATCAGTTTGAAGAATACGTATGTAACGCAGCCAAGGGAAAATGTGCCGTGACCGCCTACGGCGATCTATTGTCTTGCATTGAGGTGCGTGAGCCGTTGGGTAATTTAGCCAAGGATGACTTTCAAACACTTTGGAACTCAAAAATCGCCGAAAAATGGAGAAACATAAAGTTTCGTGATTTAGAAGACACACCCAACGGCAAAGCCTACAATCACTGTGACCATTGCCCCGGCATGTCTTGTAATGAAAAAGGTAAAGCCCACAGTCCCGTCGACTTTATTAATGAGTTAGCTGAAGTGAAAGCCAATCTTTAG
- a CDS encoding PqqD family protein: MKFEENSVLRRSKVPWQELDGSVVLLNPARRRAHELNEVGSWIWMALESPTTLKQLAVEFCSEFEVDAEEFKKDLVPFVETLSAEGLVEWR; this comes from the coding sequence ATGAAATTTGAAGAAAACTCGGTCCTACGCAGATCAAAAGTACCCTGGCAAGAACTTGATGGATCGGTGGTGCTACTGAATCCCGCAAGACGGCGGGCTCATGAGTTAAATGAGGTTGGATCGTGGATTTGGATGGCCTTAGAGAGTCCAACCACGCTTAAGCAATTGGCCGTTGAGTTTTGCTCTGAATTTGAAGTCGATGCTGAAGAATTCAAAAAAGATCTTGTGCCGTTTGTAGAAACACTTAGCGCTGAAGGGCTTGTTGAATGGCGGTAG
- a CDS encoding phosphoenolpyruvate carboxykinase (ATP) encodes MQSSLSTSDFEAKFVLAEALVGGAVSPQESGVDFCCEIHGLPFQFTCFSAQAYSFLKEHIPNLWKMISFGNDLSSVYRVNWYEPGQVGYPESLVWDSQESPDLLERTLPGKIQVVAQRDFVAMIKGSSEIDLVTDPQQPDGFFNFLRWFIPPKLFVQNKVLFHSSGIVGEQNDVTLFIGPSGAGKTTISTFFSEAKRLGDDMNILDFSDGDLRVQPSFMGQKFFNPSFFGQSFRLRNIYWLSQSKNTFVSDMEEENRRPRLLSSFSNLAWDNFNDQDESRLFTLLNYLTKNIEFKVMHFNLTGDVQNEI; translated from the coding sequence ATGCAGAGTTCATTGAGCACAAGCGATTTTGAGGCAAAATTCGTCCTGGCGGAGGCTTTGGTCGGCGGAGCGGTATCGCCGCAAGAGAGCGGTGTAGATTTTTGCTGCGAAATCCATGGGCTTCCCTTTCAGTTTACTTGTTTTAGTGCGCAGGCCTATTCATTTTTAAAAGAACACATACCCAACCTTTGGAAGATGATTTCATTTGGAAACGACCTTTCATCTGTGTACCGCGTAAATTGGTATGAGCCAGGTCAGGTGGGATATCCAGAAAGCCTTGTTTGGGACAGTCAAGAAAGTCCAGATTTGCTTGAAAGGACGTTGCCCGGAAAAATTCAGGTGGTGGCACAAAGGGATTTTGTGGCAATGATAAAAGGCTCGTCTGAGATTGATCTCGTGACAGACCCTCAACAGCCGGATGGTTTTTTCAATTTTTTAAGGTGGTTTATACCGCCTAAATTATTCGTACAAAATAAAGTGTTGTTCCATTCAAGCGGTATTGTAGGAGAACAGAATGATGTGACCCTATTTATCGGGCCCTCTGGTGCAGGCAAAACCACGATCTCCACATTTTTCTCCGAAGCCAAGCGCCTGGGTGATGACATGAACATTCTTGATTTTTCTGATGGCGATTTGCGGGTGCAACCCAGTTTTATGGGCCAGAAGTTTTTTAACCCCAGTTTTTTTGGTCAGTCATTTCGTTTAAGAAATATTTATTGGCTGTCCCAGTCAAAAAACACGTTTGTTTCAGATATGGAAGAAGAGAATCGCCGCCCAAGGCTTCTAAGTTCATTTTCAAATTTGGCCTGGGATAATTTCAATGACCAAGATGAGAGCCGCCTATTTACCTTGTTGAACTATCTGACGAAAAACATAGAGTTTAAAGTCATGCACTTCAATCTTACCGGAGACGTTCAAAATGAAATTTGA
- a CDS encoding nucleotidyltransferase family protein, which yields MSRSSLTLKELFYPSSEVGLAQLLQTNEWVISDHRLAGWLYSYGRKKFGVNSVQTLKTEWLNQWLKNQIFLENWLSLKNRFASRGIETAPIKGIAMLESLYEDSGARAISDIDIYVEAEQHQAVDRLLTENGWAPQADELKWQFNRHKKTYTKNKNGVEIPLEVHFEIMPNCNRNQKAKISVLDMAKLNSAENLVYLSGHLAYQHTFIKLFWLHDIHLLLSKDTHALTQARSVSEEVGLVTSLDIVLHACEKFFKTNLPLAPPHLWWSGLVSESFLVSPRRYPAHYFMVKHLVKGRLKEALWYDFYWFLSKAKGGIGERVQFK from the coding sequence ATGAGTAGGAGTTCACTTACCCTAAAAGAGTTGTTTTATCCAAGTTCTGAAGTTGGATTGGCACAACTGCTTCAAACTAATGAATGGGTGATCTCAGATCATCGCTTGGCAGGCTGGCTATATTCATATGGGCGAAAAAAATTTGGAGTCAATAGTGTTCAAACGCTTAAAACGGAGTGGCTCAATCAGTGGTTGAAAAATCAGATATTTTTGGAGAATTGGCTGAGCTTAAAAAATAGGTTCGCAAGTCGAGGTATCGAAACGGCACCGATTAAGGGCATAGCTATGCTTGAGAGTCTGTATGAGGACTCGGGAGCCCGTGCTATTTCTGATATCGACATATATGTTGAGGCGGAGCAACACCAAGCTGTTGATCGACTTTTAACAGAAAATGGTTGGGCACCGCAAGCGGATGAACTGAAGTGGCAATTCAACAGGCACAAAAAAACCTACACGAAAAACAAGAATGGTGTTGAAATTCCGCTGGAAGTTCACTTTGAAATCATGCCAAACTGTAACAGAAACCAAAAGGCAAAAATCAGTGTACTCGATATGGCAAAATTGAATTCTGCAGAGAATCTTGTTTATCTGAGTGGGCACTTGGCTTACCAACACACCTTCATTAAGTTATTTTGGTTACACGATATTCACTTGTTACTGTCAAAAGACACCCATGCCCTAACTCAGGCAAGATCAGTGAGTGAGGAAGTCGGGCTGGTTACAAGTCTAGATATAGTGTTACACGCCTGCGAGAAGTTCTTTAAAACAAATCTCCCTTTAGCGCCGCCACATTTGTGGTGGTCTGGACTAGTGAGTGAGTCATTTCTGGTGTCGCCTCGCCGATACCCGGCTCACTACTTCATGGTGAAGCACCTTGTTAAGGGTAGATTGAAAGAGGCGCTCTGGTATGATTTTTACTGGTTCTTATCGAAGGCCAAGGGGGGCATAGGTGAGCGAGTCCAATTCAAATAA